From Vidua macroura isolate BioBank_ID:100142 chromosome 5, ASM2450914v1, whole genome shotgun sequence, the proteins below share one genomic window:
- the LOC128807878 gene encoding extracellular serine/threonine protein kinase FAM20C-like, translating into MRWRLQMLFQRKLKICFLFLLFLALVVHLVMDFGLPKTHRSCGCDTKASTATGVLSGSPMPGSLKKLSLRILQDFSGSNDSLEKSSQPERAGLYLRAGEPGVQQQHEEANAEWTKGSKLAALFKHPLYNIPVPEVTEKDKLFIINPMEKFSLRSSGSDEWVSSSKAETLLPTGKTAYDTYPTWLKFHIGINRYELYPRRDPLLPTLLRDLATQRIISSVQKSGGTQLKLIMTFPNYGQALFKPMKQTRDQETPIDFFYFSDFERHNAEIAAFHLDRILDFRRIPPVSGRLINITKEIRDITTDKKLAKTFFISPAGNVCFYGECSYYCSTEHALCGKPDQLEGSMAALLPDKTLAKRRSWRSPWRRSYHKSKKAEWELNPNYCAQVRETPPYDRGHRLLDLIDMAILDFLMGNMDRHHYETFEKFGNDTFLLHLDNGRGFGTHSRDEPSILAPLQQCCSIKKSTYLRLQLLATQPYRLSDVLREALATDPLAPVLAEPHLQALDRRLGKVLVAVGHCLARAAHQEKVLVDDVGPWV; encoded by the exons ATGCGGTGGCGGCTGCAAATGCTGTTCCAGAGGAAACTTAAaatctgctttctctttcttctgttcttggcTCTTGTCGTGCACCTGGTGATGGATTTTGGTCTCCCCAAAACCCACAGGTCCTGTGGCTGCGATACTAAAGCATCAACAGCCACGGGTGTCCTGTCAGGCAGCCCCATGCCAGGCAGCCTCAAAAAGCTGAGCCTGCGAATCCTTCAGGATTTCAGTGGAAGCAACgattccttggagaaaagttcCCAGCCAGAGAGAGCGGGGCTGTACTTAAGGGCTGGAGAGCCAGGGGTCCAACAGCAGCATGAAGAGGCGAATGCAGAGTGGACCAAGGGATCAAAGCTGGCAGCACTCTTCAAGCATCCTCTTTACAACATCCCGGTCCCAGAGGTGACAGAGAAAGACAAGCTGTTTATCATCAACCCCATGGAGAAGTTCAGCCTGCGCAGTAGCGGGAGTGATGAATG GGTCAGCAGCAGTAAAGCCGAGACGCTCCTCCCGACAGGGAAGACAGCCTATGACACCTACCCCACCTGGCTCAAATTCCACATCGGCATCAACCGCTATGAGCTGTACCCCCGCCGGGACCCCTTGTTGCCCACGCTCCTCCGGGACTTGGCCACGCAAAGGATCATCAGCTCGG TCCAGAAGTCCGGCGGGACCCAGCTCAAGCTCATCATGACGTTCCCAAACTATGGGCAGGCCCTCTTCAAGCCCATGAA GCAGACCCGGGACCAGGAGACCCCCATTGATTTCTTCTACTTCTCAGACTTTGAGCGGCACAATGCAGAGATTGCAGCCTTCCACCTGGACAG GATCCTGGATTTCCGGCGAATTCCTCCAGTTTCTGGCCGTTTGATCAACATAACAAAGGAAATTCGGGATATCACCACAGACAAGAAACTGGCCAAGACTTTCTTCATCTCCCCAG CGGGTAACGTCTGCTTCTATGGGGAGTGCTCCTACTACTGCTCCACCGAGCACGCCCTCTGCGGCAAACCGGACCAGCTGGAGGGCTCcatggctgccctgctccctgacAAGACCCTGGCCAAGCGCCGCTCCTGGCGCAGCCCCTGGCGCCGCTCCTACCACAAGAGCAAGAAGGCTGA GTGGGAGCTGAACCCCAACTACTGCGCTCAGGTGCGAGAGACACCGCCCTACGACAGGGGCCATCGCCTCCTGGATCTCATCGACATGGCAATCCTCGATTTCCTCATGG GCAACATGGACCGGCACCACTATGAGACCTTTGAGAAATTTGGGAATGACACTTTCCTGCTCCACCTGGACAACGGTCGTGG cttCGGCACACACTCACGCGATGAACCGTCCATCCTGGCCCCTCTCCAGCAATGCTGCAG CATCAAGAAGTCGACTTACCTgcggctgcagctgctggccacCCAGCCCTACCGCCTGAGCGACGTGCTGCGGGAGGCGCTGGCCACAGAtccactggcccctgtcctgGCTGAGCCCCACCTGCAGGCACTGGACCGGCGCCTGGGGAAGGTGCTGGTAGCGGTGGGACACTGCCTGGCCAGAGCAGCCCACCAGGAAAAGGTGCTGGTGGATGATGTGGGGCCATGGGTGTGA
- the SUN2 gene encoding SUN domain-containing protein 2 translates to MSRRSQRLVTTRYYPGDEDATTSSSSTSLLGGTQLPFKETTGRTIRRKSSSTKRLSPAPSTQTSYYSESMMSESYLGGSRGLPALGSSMLDDDLDSSMYWGGELSTRRRRGTGDTESSKINGVLESKTYDTYTSSSGYSSEDDYAGHYYSSQSSSGSGLRTAASRVGSFLWQVFTSPVQFMGWLFSGLAGAWRRLTGTASHLDSVPFSRRYPRLKRSLLLLLLLLLLAAAAYGAWYFYPYGLSTLSLPSFPWWGAGKLSSSSDVPGAGDLTTLDQGGHRLLARFQSLEKRFEALEAELSRWELRRGAAAVTAGGEPPPGDILALLEGLVSRRDAGLKEHLHTDMANHLQGELDVLRAQVQRDLDGRLGKMAQASREMEARLLELNSEWQSSVQESLRGTFQQEVGKLEQEVAVLRRELASLKSDQEVMGKHVKGILEQLKTVRADVEAQFPVWISRFLSQSQQDGAAAFILQREDLQAELQALEHKIFAKVLEDRRLSARDAQAGIGAALRQGGTAGVTEEQVHLIVGQALKRYSEDRVGMVDYALESAGASVINTRCSETYETRTALLSLFGIPLWYHSQSPRVILQPDVNPGNCWAFRGSQGFAVIRLSGIIRPTAVTLEHIPRALSPEGTIPSAPKDFAVYGLKEEGEEEGLLLGQFTYNHDGDPIQTFYLEGDSMGTYQLVELRVLSNWGHPEYTCIYRFRVHGELAH, encoded by the exons ATGTCCCGCCGCAGCCAGCGCCTTGTCACCACCCGCTATTACCCCGGGGACGAGGATGCCAcgaccagcagcagcagcacatctctGCTGGGTGGGACACAGCTCCCCTTCAAGGAGACCACCGGCAG GACGATCAGGAGGAAATCGAGTAGCACAAAGCGCCTCTCTCCCGCCCCCAGCACCCAAACCTCCTACTATAGCGAGTCCATGATGAGCGAGTCCTACCTGGGGGGCAGCCGGGGCCTTCCTGCCCTGGGTAGCTCCATGTTGGATGATGACCTGGACAGCAGCATGTACTGGG GTGGAGAGCTCTCCACCAGGAGGAGAAGAGGCACGGGGGACACCGAGTCCAGTAAGATCAATGGGGTGCTAGAGAGCAAGACATATGACACCTACACATCTTCATCTGGCTACTCCTCGGAGGACGACTACGCTG GTCACTATTactccagccagagcagctccgggTCAGGTCTGAGAACTGCAGCCTCCCGGGTGGGCTCCTTCCTATGGCAGGTGTTCACCTCCCCAG ttCAGTTCATGGGGTGGCTGTTctcggggctggcaggggcctGGCGCCGCCTCACTGGCACAGCTTCCCACCTGGACAGCGtccccttctccag GCGCTACCCACGTCTGAAgaggtccctgctgctgctgctgctcctcctgctccttgctgctgccGCCTACG GAGCGTGGTACTTCTACCCGTATGGGCTGTCGACACTcagcctgccttccttcccatggtggggagctggaaagctttcctcctcctctgatgttcctggggcaggggacCTGACCACGCTGGACCAG GGGGGACACCGACTCCTGGCTCGCTTCCAGTCCCTGGAGAAGCGCTTTGAGGCACTGGAGGCTGAGCTGTCACGGTGGGAGCTGCGTCGTGGGGcggcagcagtgacagcagggggAGAACCACCCCCGGGGGACATCCTTGCGCTGCTGGAGGGGCTGGTGAGCCGCCGGGACGCGGGGCTGAAGGAGCATCTCCACACTGACATGGCCAACCACCTCCAG GGTGAGCTGGATGTGCTCCGAGCCCAGGTGCAGAGGGATTTGGACGGGCGCCTGGGCAAGATGGCACAAGCTTCCCGG GAGATGGAAGCACGCTTGCTGGAGCTGAACTCGGAGTGGCAGAG CTCGGTACAGGAGAGCCTGCGAGGCACCTTCCAGCAGGAGGTGGgcaagctggagcaggaggtggcagTGCTGAGGAGGGAGCTGGCAAGCCTCAAGTCAGACCAGGAGGTGATGGGGAAGCATGTGAAGGGGATACTGGAGCAGCTGAAGACAGTGCGGGCTGAT GTGGAAGCGCAGTTCCCAGTGTGGATCAGTAGGTTCCTGTCACAGTCCCAGCAGGatggtgctgctgccttcaTCCTCCAGCGGGAAGACTTGCAAGcagagctccaggctctggagcacaagaTCTTTGCAAAAGTCCTGGAGGACCGGAGACTGTCAGCACGGGATGCTCAGGCAGGTATTGGAGCGGCCCTGCGGCAAGGAGGGACTGCAGGAGTGACAGAGGAG CAAGTGCATCTCATCGTGGGCCAGGCCCTGAAGCGCTACAGCGAGGACCGTGTGGGGATGGTTGACTATGCCCTCGAGTCAGCAG GGGCCAGTGTCATCAACACTCGCTGCTCAGAGACCTACGAGACACGGACAGCGCTGCTGAGCTTGTTCGGCATCCCCCTGTGGTACCACTCACAGTCCCCCCGTGTCATCCTGCAG CCAGATGTCAACCCTGGGAACTGCTGGGCATTTCGTGGCTCCCAGGGCTTTGCTGTCATCCGCCTCTCTGGCATTATCCGCCCCACGGCCGTGACACTGGAGCACATCCCAAGAGCCCTCTCACCGGAGGGGAccatccccagtgcccccaaGGACTTTGCTGTCTAT GGTTTaaaggaagaaggagaggaggagggccTTCTCCTTGGACAGTTCACCTACAACCATGATGGCGACCCCATCCAAACATTTTACTTGGAG GGTGACTCCATGGGCACATACCAGCTGGTGGAGCTCCGGGTGCTGAGCAACTGGGGCCACCCCGAATACACCTGCATCTACCGCTTCCGTGTGCACGGGGAGCTGGCGCACTga